In Anopheles gambiae chromosome 2, idAnoGambNW_F1_1, whole genome shotgun sequence, a single window of DNA contains:
- the LOC1275046 gene encoding SR-related and CTD-associated factor 8 isoform X2 codes for METVRVFNQELSGLYESKPPISKAKMASITRSAMKAIKFYKHVVQSVEKFIQKCKCEYKIPGLYVIDSIVRQSRHQFGPEKDVFAPRFARNMESTFAHLFRCPPEDKSKIIRVLNLWQKNMVFLPEVIQPLFDLANPDHPIHQQYNAQVLQEQAAGANGMNPGGLPHDSPVGGSMGGGMDDHGGQLQMGETKQLDPSTIRQLQQFQQILMRQTSGDQANAVSKDQVKFNKKLLDFDYGSDDDDDKNSPSVPLPANAGMPDLSQVPAGNIAQILSDPNVLKQLQNLQKLKQQEEKQTKLSEMMLKEEKFEKHLASVLMKLPFANECDLSRQPPIDVNAGHSKDVDTDNDVSITGVEILGDPIPVGGSRGGGIGLGGSGTASGSGNNDRYKSSSSSSRRKSRSRSPRDRRGGGTSGRRGRSHSRSRSASPRSSRRRSSRDRGGTSAKDREREKEHERERKRKGLPEMKKEHLSVCSTTLWVGHLSKLVQQEELSDTFGKYGDIVSIDMIPPRGCAFIVMNRRQDAFKCMQSLKNHKMHGRTITISWAAGKGVKSKEWKDYWDLDLGVSYIPWSKLSPSTDLETLEDGGMFDEDTIPQWMKEKSTAGGTAAAGPSAAAAAAAAAAAMGLGLAPGMGLKKLDGSDLSTAAAAAAAAAAAGMLNPSLFPLSAVDTSQPPPTAMMGMGMPPFPMGPVARLPIPMGIPMGPNMVPGLGINVPPPGMMMPGNPPPLPMGGFGVLPPPPPSSSSSAAPGMMDDMDIEMEDEHTSNPAPMVGGGQGAGAFFNQPPPPLMPPTANLGPQPGPPGNVAGFFGGSAAGPNMPGSGPNMPDNGGMLDGGSDDADGEANMAGGRGARDGFLHGSDEARDNLRGRGGSDRSRDRDQRGGGFERGAGGDGGGRRDRGDRGSRWGGGGNDRGGGNNFRGTGGGNNQQDDRPLSERLRELAGVLEFNNQQQRAGGVGVGGGRLFARVGNDGDDFGNRDADFTRRGGNFQQNRFNNNAAGGNGDLAGRNQGRNGPFGNQQQGGRGGMFGNRLGRNNNQQQQRGGQFFNEDRQQQQGGFFDRNEDSNGYDSGGNNNGPNNRRNWNDRAGGRGNNGGNNRDEGNRGRGRQQNWRSGDESAGEGGGSGGGQRFNNARGGGNNNRGNGGGNRPGAAARWDDDNESWDDANNRPTTGRQTQFGASNRQRRNSGGNDEQENDQQEQRREGQSENDDMAICDDQSRHSENDTARDMHNVPLNRQDDDGDAMGDRRFQRNHHRRNDDADDERPQPILYSPEPEEEPDEMGGNDQYAREDNTNYHQGDDNGGQDHPNRGVEATNELMNQCQPQEDSSQFGGASADDRFEEQREQEQAAPSSAMEQGVRDEDNDYSHPEKQQDLPEDDRNETAAASSSSPTMPTPCQEQNNEPSVQSNDTAEEEPASGEPAAC; via the exons ATGGAGACGGTCCGGGTCTTCAACCAGGAG CTGTCCGGGCTCTATGAGTCAAAGCCGCCCATATCGAAGGCCAAAATGGCCTCGATTACCCGCAGTGCCATGAAGGCGATCAAGTTCTACAAGCATGTGGTGCAGAGTGTGGAAAAGTTTATCCAGAAGTGCAAGTGCGAATACAAGATTCCCGGCCTGTACGTGATCGATTCGATTGTGCGGCAATCGCGTCATCAGTTCGGTCCGGAGAAGGATGTGTTCGCACCGCGGTTTGCACGCAACATGGAGTCCACGTTTGCGCATCTGTTTCGCTGCCCGCCCGAAGATAAG AGCAAAATTATCCGGGTGCTAAATCTCTGGCAGAAGAACATGGTCTTTTTGCCCGAAGTCATCCAACCGCTGTTTGACCTCGCGAATCCGGACCACCCGATCCACCAGCAGTACAATGCACAGGTGCTGCAGGAGCAGGCGGCGGGGGCGAACGGGATGAACCCGGGCGGGCTGCCACACGACTCGCCGGTAGGAGGTTCGATGGGTGGTGGCATGGATGACCACGGCGGTCAGCTGCAGATGGGCGAAACG AAACAACTCGACCCGTCCACCATCCGGCAGCTGCAGCAATTTCAGCAAATTCTGATGCGCCAAACGTCCGGCGATCAAGCCAACGCAGTGTCGAAGGATCAGGTGAAGTTCAACAAGAAGCTGCTGGACTTCGATTACGGCagcgatgatgacgacgataaGAACTCGCCATCGGTACCGTTACCGGCAAACGCCGGTATGCCCGATCTGTCGCAGGTGCCCGCCGGCAACATTGCGCAGATTTTGTCCGACCCGAATGTGCTGAAACAGCTGCAGAACCTGCAGAAGCTGAAGCAGCAGGAGGAGAAGCAAACGAAGCTGTCGGAAATGATGCTGAAGGAGGAGAAGTTCGAGAAGCATCTTGCCAGCGTCCTGATGAAGTTACCCTTCGCCAACGAGTGCGATCTTAGTCGGCAGCCACCGATTGATGTAAATGCCG GTCACTCGAAGGATGTTGATACTGATAACGACGTCTCAATAACAGGAGTTGAG ATCCTGGGAGATCCCATACCGGTTGGTGGCAGCCGCGGCGGAGGCATCGGACTGGGAGGCAGTGGAACCGCTAGTGGAAGTGGCAACAACGATCGCTACAAatcatcgtcgtcctcgtcgcgGCGTAAAAGCAGATCCCGATCACCGCGCGATCGCCGGGGCGGTGGAACCAGCGGACGGCGCGGTCGTTCGCATTCCCGTTCGCGGTCAGCTTCGCCAAGATCGTCCCGCAGGCGTTCGTCCCGCGATCGCGGTGGCACGTCGGCCAAGGATCGGGAACGGGAGAAGGAACATGAGCGGGAGCGCAAACGGAAGGGTTTGCCGGAGATGAAAAAAGAGCACCTGAGTG TTTGCAGCACGACACTGTGGGTCGGGCATCTCTCGAAGCTGGTTCAGCAGGAGGAGCTATCGGACACGTTCGGCAAGTATGGTGACATCGTGAGCATCGATATGATACCGCCCAGGGGCTGTGCGTTTATCGTCATGAACCGGAGGCAGGATGCGTTCAAGTGCATGCAAAGCCTCAAGAACCATAAGATGCACGGGCGCACCATCACGATCTCTTGGGCCGCCGGCAAAGGCGTCAAGAGCAAGGAATGGAAGGACTACTGGGATCTGGATCTGGGCGTAAGCTACATTCCCTGGTCCAAGTTAAGCCCCAGCACGGATCTCGAAACGCTCGAGGATGGCGGTATGTTCGACGAGGATACAATTCCCCAGTGGATGAAGGAGAAATCGACCGCAGGCGGAACGGCTGCAGCCGGaccatcggcagcagcagcagcagcagctgccgcCGCAGCCATGGGCCTTGGTTTGGCACCGGGCATGGGCTTAAAGAAGCTGGACGGTTCGGACCTGTCgacggcagcggcggcagctgcagctgctgcggcCGCCGGAATGCTAAATCCGTCTCTGTTCCCACTGAGTGCGGTCGACACAAGTCAGCCACCGCCAACCGCTATGATGGGAATGGGAATGCCACCCTTCCCGATGGGCCCAGTGGCAAG ACTGCCAATTCCGATGGGTATCCCGATGGGACCGAACATGGTGCCTGGCTTGGGAATCAATGTGCCCCCTCCAGGGATGATGATGCCAGGCAATCCCCCGCCGCTGCCGATGGGCGGTTTCGGTGTGCTGCCTCCGCCGCCGCCTTCGTCCAGTTCATCTGCTGCTCCGGGTATGATGg ATGATATGGACATCGAGATGGAGGACGAACACACTTCCAACCCTGCCCCGATGGTCGGCGGTGGCCAGGGTGCCGGTGCATTCTTTAATcagccaccgccaccgttgaTGCCGCCGACCGCAAACCTTGGCCCCCAACCGGGACCACCGGGTAATGTTGCTGGTTTCTTTGGCGGTTCGGCGGCAGGGCCAAACATGCCGGGTTCCGGACCAAATATGCCCGACAACGGGGGCATGCTGGATGGAGGCAGCGATGACGCCGACGGCGAAGCGAACATGGCAGGTGGTCGCGGTGCGAGAGATGGCTTTCTGCACGGCAGCGACGAGGCGCGAGATAATCTTCGGGGTCGGGGCGGTAGTGACCGTAGCAGGGACCGTGATCAGCGAGGCGGTGGCTTCGAAAGAGGAGCTGGCGGTGACGGTGGTGGTCGACGCGATCGAGGTGATCGGGGCAGCCGGTGGGGTGGCGGTGGAAATGATCGCGGAGGAGGCAATAATTTCCGCGGCACCGGTGGCGGCAACAACCAGCAGGATGATCGACCTCTGTCAGAGCGGCTGCGGGAGCTGGCTGGCGTTTTGGAATTCAATAATCAACAGCAACGCGCCGGGGGCGTTGGTGTCGGCGGCGGTCGTCTCTTCGCGCGAGTGGGCAATGATGGAGACG ATTTTGGCAACCGGGACGCAGACTTTACGCGACGCGGCGGAAACTTCCAGCAGAATAGGTTCAACAACAATGCGGCTGGTGGAAACGGTGACCTCGCCGGGCGTAACCAGGGTCGCAATGGACCGTTCGGCAACCAGCAGCAGGGTGGACGCGGCGGAATGTTTGGCAACCGGCTCGGAAGAAATaacaaccagcagcaacagcgtggTGGTCAGTTTTTCAATGAAGaccggcaacagcagcagggtgGCTTCTTCGATCGCAACGAAGATAGCAATGGTTACGATTCTGGTGGTAACAACAATGGCCCCAACAATCGTCGCAACTGGAACGATCGCGCGGGCGGTCGGGGCAACAACGGAGGCAACAACCGCGACGAAGGTAACCGTGGACGGGGAAGGCAACAGAATTGGCGCAGTGGCGATGAAAGTGCGGGTGAAGGTGGTGGCTCTGGAGGAGGCCAGCGGTTCAATAATGCCCGCGGAGGAGGCAACAATAACCGTGGCAATGGTGGAGGCAATCGCCCCGGTGCTGCGGCCCGATGGGACGATGACAACGAGTCGTGGGACGATGCTAACAATAGGCCGACCACCGGACGGCAAACACAGTTCGGAGCAAGCAACCGCCAGCGTAGAAACTCGGGCGGAAATGACGAGCAAGAGAACGATCAGCAGGAGCAACGCCGAGAAGGACAATCGGAAAATGACGACATGGCGATTTGCGATGACCAGTCCAGACACAGTGAAAACGATACCGCCAGAGATATGCACAATGTCCCGCTGAACAGACAAGATGATGACGGCGATGCCATGGGCGATCGACGATTCCAGCGCAATCATCATCGCCGAAACGATGATGCAGATGACGAAAGGCCACAGCCCATCCTGTACTCCCCCGAACCGGAAGAGGAGCCGGACGAAATGGGTGGCAATGACCAGTATGCTCGGGAGGATAATACAAACTACCACCAAGGGGACGATAATGGTGGCCAAGATCATCCTAACCGTGGAGTGGAAGCCACCAATGAGCTGATGAATCAATGTCAGCCACAGGAAGATAGCTCGCAATTCGGCGGAGCATCGGCGGACGATCGGTTCGAAGAGCAGCGAGAACAGGAGCAAGCAGCTCCTTCGTCTGCCATGGAACAAGGTGTACGGGATGAGGATAATGACTACTCCCATCCGGAAAAGCAACAGGATCTGCCCGAGGACGATCGCAATGAGACTGCAGCAGCATCTTCATCTTCCCCGACGATGCCCACCCCCTGCCAGGAACAAAACAATGAGCCTAGTGTTCAATCGAATGACACCGCCGAAGAGGAACCAGCTTCTGGCGAACCTGCTGCATGTTGA
- the LOC1275046 gene encoding SR-related and CTD-associated factor 4 isoform X1: METVRVFNQELSGLYESKPPISKAKMASITRSAMKAIKFYKHVVQSVEKFIQKCKCEYKIPGLYVIDSIVRQSRHQFGPEKDVFAPRFARNMESTFAHLFRCPPEDKSKIIRVLNLWQKNMVFLPEVIQPLFDLANPDHPIHQQYNAQVLQEQAAGANGMNPGGLPHDSPVGGSMGGGMDDHGGQLQMGETKQLDPSTIRQLQQFQQILMRQTSGDQANAVSKDQVKFNKKLLDFDYGSDDDDDKNSPSVPLPANAGMPDLSQVPAGNIAQILSDPNVLKQLQNLQKLKQQEEKQTKLSEMMLKEEKFEKHLASVLMKLPFANECDLSRQPPIDVNAGHSKDVDTDNDVSITGVEILGDPIPVGGSRGGGIGLGGSGTASGSGNNDRYKSSSSSSRRKSRSRSPRDRRGGGTSGRRGRSHSRSRSASPRSSRRRSSRDRGGTSAKDREREKEHERERKRKGLPEMKKEHLSVCSTTLWVGHLSKLVQQEELSDTFGKYGDIVSIDMIPPRGCAFIVMNRRQDAFKCMQSLKNHKMHGRTITISWAAGKGVKSKEWKDYWDLDLGVSYIPWSKLSPSTDLETLEDGGMFDEDTIPQWMKEKSTAGGTAAAGPSAAAAAAAAAAAMGLGLAPGMGLKKLDGSDLSTAAAAAAAAAAAGMLNPSLFPLSAVDTSQPPPTAMMGMGMPPFPMGPVARLPIPMGIPMGPNMVPGLGINVPPPGMMMPGNPPPLPMGGFGVLPPPPPSSSSSAAPGMMGNGGGAANLMSSSSNMSKSSADDMDIEMEDEHTSNPAPMVGGGQGAGAFFNQPPPPLMPPTANLGPQPGPPGNVAGFFGGSAAGPNMPGSGPNMPDNGGMLDGGSDDADGEANMAGGRGARDGFLHGSDEARDNLRGRGGSDRSRDRDQRGGGFERGAGGDGGGRRDRGDRGSRWGGGGNDRGGGNNFRGTGGGNNQQDDRPLSERLRELAGVLEFNNQQQRAGGVGVGGGRLFARVGNDGDDFGNRDADFTRRGGNFQQNRFNNNAAGGNGDLAGRNQGRNGPFGNQQQGGRGGMFGNRLGRNNNQQQQRGGQFFNEDRQQQQGGFFDRNEDSNGYDSGGNNNGPNNRRNWNDRAGGRGNNGGNNRDEGNRGRGRQQNWRSGDESAGEGGGSGGGQRFNNARGGGNNNRGNGGGNRPGAAARWDDDNESWDDANNRPTTGRQTQFGASNRQRRNSGGNDEQENDQQEQRREGQSENDDMAICDDQSRHSENDTARDMHNVPLNRQDDDGDAMGDRRFQRNHHRRNDDADDERPQPILYSPEPEEEPDEMGGNDQYAREDNTNYHQGDDNGGQDHPNRGVEATNELMNQCQPQEDSSQFGGASADDRFEEQREQEQAAPSSAMEQGVRDEDNDYSHPEKQQDLPEDDRNETAAASSSSPTMPTPCQEQNNEPSVQSNDTAEEEPASGEPAAC; this comes from the exons ATGGAGACGGTCCGGGTCTTCAACCAGGAG CTGTCCGGGCTCTATGAGTCAAAGCCGCCCATATCGAAGGCCAAAATGGCCTCGATTACCCGCAGTGCCATGAAGGCGATCAAGTTCTACAAGCATGTGGTGCAGAGTGTGGAAAAGTTTATCCAGAAGTGCAAGTGCGAATACAAGATTCCCGGCCTGTACGTGATCGATTCGATTGTGCGGCAATCGCGTCATCAGTTCGGTCCGGAGAAGGATGTGTTCGCACCGCGGTTTGCACGCAACATGGAGTCCACGTTTGCGCATCTGTTTCGCTGCCCGCCCGAAGATAAG AGCAAAATTATCCGGGTGCTAAATCTCTGGCAGAAGAACATGGTCTTTTTGCCCGAAGTCATCCAACCGCTGTTTGACCTCGCGAATCCGGACCACCCGATCCACCAGCAGTACAATGCACAGGTGCTGCAGGAGCAGGCGGCGGGGGCGAACGGGATGAACCCGGGCGGGCTGCCACACGACTCGCCGGTAGGAGGTTCGATGGGTGGTGGCATGGATGACCACGGCGGTCAGCTGCAGATGGGCGAAACG AAACAACTCGACCCGTCCACCATCCGGCAGCTGCAGCAATTTCAGCAAATTCTGATGCGCCAAACGTCCGGCGATCAAGCCAACGCAGTGTCGAAGGATCAGGTGAAGTTCAACAAGAAGCTGCTGGACTTCGATTACGGCagcgatgatgacgacgataaGAACTCGCCATCGGTACCGTTACCGGCAAACGCCGGTATGCCCGATCTGTCGCAGGTGCCCGCCGGCAACATTGCGCAGATTTTGTCCGACCCGAATGTGCTGAAACAGCTGCAGAACCTGCAGAAGCTGAAGCAGCAGGAGGAGAAGCAAACGAAGCTGTCGGAAATGATGCTGAAGGAGGAGAAGTTCGAGAAGCATCTTGCCAGCGTCCTGATGAAGTTACCCTTCGCCAACGAGTGCGATCTTAGTCGGCAGCCACCGATTGATGTAAATGCCG GTCACTCGAAGGATGTTGATACTGATAACGACGTCTCAATAACAGGAGTTGAG ATCCTGGGAGATCCCATACCGGTTGGTGGCAGCCGCGGCGGAGGCATCGGACTGGGAGGCAGTGGAACCGCTAGTGGAAGTGGCAACAACGATCGCTACAAatcatcgtcgtcctcgtcgcgGCGTAAAAGCAGATCCCGATCACCGCGCGATCGCCGGGGCGGTGGAACCAGCGGACGGCGCGGTCGTTCGCATTCCCGTTCGCGGTCAGCTTCGCCAAGATCGTCCCGCAGGCGTTCGTCCCGCGATCGCGGTGGCACGTCGGCCAAGGATCGGGAACGGGAGAAGGAACATGAGCGGGAGCGCAAACGGAAGGGTTTGCCGGAGATGAAAAAAGAGCACCTGAGTG TTTGCAGCACGACACTGTGGGTCGGGCATCTCTCGAAGCTGGTTCAGCAGGAGGAGCTATCGGACACGTTCGGCAAGTATGGTGACATCGTGAGCATCGATATGATACCGCCCAGGGGCTGTGCGTTTATCGTCATGAACCGGAGGCAGGATGCGTTCAAGTGCATGCAAAGCCTCAAGAACCATAAGATGCACGGGCGCACCATCACGATCTCTTGGGCCGCCGGCAAAGGCGTCAAGAGCAAGGAATGGAAGGACTACTGGGATCTGGATCTGGGCGTAAGCTACATTCCCTGGTCCAAGTTAAGCCCCAGCACGGATCTCGAAACGCTCGAGGATGGCGGTATGTTCGACGAGGATACAATTCCCCAGTGGATGAAGGAGAAATCGACCGCAGGCGGAACGGCTGCAGCCGGaccatcggcagcagcagcagcagcagctgccgcCGCAGCCATGGGCCTTGGTTTGGCACCGGGCATGGGCTTAAAGAAGCTGGACGGTTCGGACCTGTCgacggcagcggcggcagctgcagctgctgcggcCGCCGGAATGCTAAATCCGTCTCTGTTCCCACTGAGTGCGGTCGACACAAGTCAGCCACCGCCAACCGCTATGATGGGAATGGGAATGCCACCCTTCCCGATGGGCCCAGTGGCAAG ACTGCCAATTCCGATGGGTATCCCGATGGGACCGAACATGGTGCCTGGCTTGGGAATCAATGTGCCCCCTCCAGGGATGATGATGCCAGGCAATCCCCCGCCGCTGCCGATGGGCGGTTTCGGTGTGCTGCCTCCGCCGCCGCCTTCGTCCAGTTCATCTGCTGCTCCGGGTATGATGggtaatggtggtggtgcggcaAATCTGATGAGTTCTAGCTCCAATATGAGTAAATCGTCCGCAGATGATATGGACATCGAGATGGAGGACGAACACACTTCCAACCCTGCCCCGATGGTCGGCGGTGGCCAGGGTGCCGGTGCATTCTTTAATcagccaccgccaccgttgaTGCCGCCGACCGCAAACCTTGGCCCCCAACCGGGACCACCGGGTAATGTTGCTGGTTTCTTTGGCGGTTCGGCGGCAGGGCCAAACATGCCGGGTTCCGGACCAAATATGCCCGACAACGGGGGCATGCTGGATGGAGGCAGCGATGACGCCGACGGCGAAGCGAACATGGCAGGTGGTCGCGGTGCGAGAGATGGCTTTCTGCACGGCAGCGACGAGGCGCGAGATAATCTTCGGGGTCGGGGCGGTAGTGACCGTAGCAGGGACCGTGATCAGCGAGGCGGTGGCTTCGAAAGAGGAGCTGGCGGTGACGGTGGTGGTCGACGCGATCGAGGTGATCGGGGCAGCCGGTGGGGTGGCGGTGGAAATGATCGCGGAGGAGGCAATAATTTCCGCGGCACCGGTGGCGGCAACAACCAGCAGGATGATCGACCTCTGTCAGAGCGGCTGCGGGAGCTGGCTGGCGTTTTGGAATTCAATAATCAACAGCAACGCGCCGGGGGCGTTGGTGTCGGCGGCGGTCGTCTCTTCGCGCGAGTGGGCAATGATGGAGACG ATTTTGGCAACCGGGACGCAGACTTTACGCGACGCGGCGGAAACTTCCAGCAGAATAGGTTCAACAACAATGCGGCTGGTGGAAACGGTGACCTCGCCGGGCGTAACCAGGGTCGCAATGGACCGTTCGGCAACCAGCAGCAGGGTGGACGCGGCGGAATGTTTGGCAACCGGCTCGGAAGAAATaacaaccagcagcaacagcgtggTGGTCAGTTTTTCAATGAAGaccggcaacagcagcagggtgGCTTCTTCGATCGCAACGAAGATAGCAATGGTTACGATTCTGGTGGTAACAACAATGGCCCCAACAATCGTCGCAACTGGAACGATCGCGCGGGCGGTCGGGGCAACAACGGAGGCAACAACCGCGACGAAGGTAACCGTGGACGGGGAAGGCAACAGAATTGGCGCAGTGGCGATGAAAGTGCGGGTGAAGGTGGTGGCTCTGGAGGAGGCCAGCGGTTCAATAATGCCCGCGGAGGAGGCAACAATAACCGTGGCAATGGTGGAGGCAATCGCCCCGGTGCTGCGGCCCGATGGGACGATGACAACGAGTCGTGGGACGATGCTAACAATAGGCCGACCACCGGACGGCAAACACAGTTCGGAGCAAGCAACCGCCAGCGTAGAAACTCGGGCGGAAATGACGAGCAAGAGAACGATCAGCAGGAGCAACGCCGAGAAGGACAATCGGAAAATGACGACATGGCGATTTGCGATGACCAGTCCAGACACAGTGAAAACGATACCGCCAGAGATATGCACAATGTCCCGCTGAACAGACAAGATGATGACGGCGATGCCATGGGCGATCGACGATTCCAGCGCAATCATCATCGCCGAAACGATGATGCAGATGACGAAAGGCCACAGCCCATCCTGTACTCCCCCGAACCGGAAGAGGAGCCGGACGAAATGGGTGGCAATGACCAGTATGCTCGGGAGGATAATACAAACTACCACCAAGGGGACGATAATGGTGGCCAAGATCATCCTAACCGTGGAGTGGAAGCCACCAATGAGCTGATGAATCAATGTCAGCCACAGGAAGATAGCTCGCAATTCGGCGGAGCATCGGCGGACGATCGGTTCGAAGAGCAGCGAGAACAGGAGCAAGCAGCTCCTTCGTCTGCCATGGAACAAGGTGTACGGGATGAGGATAATGACTACTCCCATCCGGAAAAGCAACAGGATCTGCCCGAGGACGATCGCAATGAGACTGCAGCAGCATCTTCATCTTCCCCGACGATGCCCACCCCCTGCCAGGAACAAAACAATGAGCCTAGTGTTCAATCGAATGACACCGCCGAAGAGGAACCAGCTTCTGGCGAACCTGCTGCATGTTGA